Proteins from a single region of Plasmodium brasilianum strain Bolivian I chromosome 13, whole genome shotgun sequence:
- a CDS encoding hypothetical protein (conserved Plasmodium protein) — protein sequence MEREVQQRKIIDALYDSWSNDEGRRKESEQILNEYEKEEFFIMCLLDICMYKSVHYNIRKLCIIYCKNLVVRYWHCRDELQYNNDVKKVVKGKIIEILNDVDNLINYYKEFCILLKKIARYELVHNFPELLECFLYNINIQKNNLNNLFIYLYLLHKILREQYNKKLLKDKKETFDISEKFIYTLGPFWNNSFNKYFQNNFEGPCICNNEEKCNKCYTIYNLIKECEKKLSFGEINQRVDTHEVDTILSATTVIRSSSSSTSSVKARYDNCDIGTDSSSQDHRCTDTTVQDNHDPTSDKKIKILKFLDSIILNLIINRNDIMKGMSSGTITGSANRSEGSGSINNMDSEWRKSFFNALINKTIYFLKFINKNSAVYYLKYLKFLLSSFLLMIEFHSSFHVYLKREITEKFICLFLKKNINIELNNYMNNYENKFVEIVNLCISILKSIFYHFCLNQYNLIKQKKVRENYLNVKNMICNSQDVHFDGYNDNTLEAKIMTNFVMNVKNVDCENNKKSSLFNKNLSFKDILTYIREEVKQALTNDDFILMHNQKALEIFDFLRLYCINISSEQIIDVTLNIKDDYETEENVFYNNAKDCLVQLSSEPFLFSIFNHFFEPLINSFHNYAHYLNNLPTNLKSIQISDFSQAIINLDGYLNIYYILYPSFHKKIKIEHILCMIQFFIDYLSIEYTHPLISYRIALIIKIWLKNYKVSFPFIDDITLLIYENIRLLYIHLLHKSVKSLIATRPVDSDNSNLPHHYALKSANFMPLLFFKFICLFKYIFKYEYVYSNYDYINEFLVGSLITILTKISFPKNIQKILEILSHIVFISNKEKDITIFKDNYNFLLDLYMNSNISIKEYLLNILVQILNKNFECGESLSDFMNKERISSSHHSGNQTIDQHVSNTSNQRSNQTNDQRDNHTNDQRANQSNSPSRKEKTCDDVILFYFSLDIIFYTLKAREQSFVYEENKGKGIALMNCSSGKSSIYPFTWEYSSYVKEVNLDIDKTINDNFYSLWLCILKLLSKMISPKNEEIIKKMCSLYISTTKFLCAYFKKLEEGLVPFEISNSCFDVIMEYFCLFIIHERHNYYLTFESVSTKILTNDILKNNMLSIVYNSFVLNDEGKMEKCIYILHLCLSIYKNDIKKEMPSLFSYIANFIVIFLIKVLLKYFSKYFNFYKYIKNIRQHGNQNNSNSSTNVCNSEEDNYDNTGISLFLSSENLTRDEKNKMTGSIYYTSSSTNKYNKNEEINIKIANYNKSHIKYIYDNIINYKHDENFVSDFFNFQNDIKRLLNITYLNNYDITVTFKNYNFYTVNEDNYTYVNKHSVYTLISIMSLYEANFLNFVLISFLSYFKISISLFIYSLFYQSQYIHNKNILISLLIFIYTLTQNYMFTDFASSIFVHTNFQNIACSKSFENFIFDKNKTTHLFICDKDEHILLVIELLKLINNILNTNKDIYIEKKNILHLSTVTSSLSGHKIFHSYNYNLILSKILKYDEFSNICNKALENVLTHLLDVSDVEEKNRKKIVVNYLKENIDNMNIALIDMYKKYVSSL from the exons ATGGAAAGGGAGGTACAGCAGAGGAAGATTATCGACGCCCTCTATGACTCTTGGTCGAACGATGAAGGACGGAGAAAAGAATCTGAACAAATTTTAAACGAATATGAAAAAGAGGAGTTTTTCATTATGTGCCTACtagatatatgtatgtacaaaaGTGTACACTACAACATTagaaaattatgtattatttattgtaaaaatttagTTGTTCGATATTGGCATTGTAGAGATGAgttacaatataataatgatgtgAAAAAAGTAGTGAAGGGAAAAATCATTGAAATATTGAATGATGTAGACAATTTGATTAATTATTACAAagaattttgtattttattaaagaaaatagcTAGATATGaacttgttcataattttccaGAATTATTAGAAtgctttttatataatataaatatacagaaaaataatctaaacaatttatttatatatttgtatttactccataaaatattaagagagcaatataataaaaaattactaaaggataaaaaagaaacgtTTGATATATCGgaaaagtttatatatacacttggACCTTTTTGGAATAACagttttaataaatactttcaaaataattttgaagGCCCTTGTATTTGTAATAATGAGGAAAAATGTAACAAGTgttatactatatataatttaatcaAAGAGTGTGAAAAGAAATTGTCTTTTGGTGAGATCAACCAAAGAGTAGACACTCATGAGGTGGATACAATTCTATCAGCCACTACTGTTATtcgtagtagtagtagtagtactaGTAGTGTTAAAGCTCGTTATGATAATTGTGATATAGGTACGGATAGTAGCAGCCAGGATCATCGCTGCACTGATACTACTGTTCAGGATAACCATGACCCTACAAGTGAtaagaagataaaaatacTGAAGTTTTTAGACAGTATTATACTCAATCTCATCATCAACAGAAATGATATAATGAAAGGGATGAGCAGCGGGACGATTACAGGTAGTGCAAATCGAAGCGAAGGAAGCGGCAGTATAAATAACATGGATAGCGAGTGGAGGAAGAGTTTTTTCAACGCACTGATCAACAAAACGATATACTTTCTCAAGTTCATTAACAAGAACTCCGCTGTgtattatttgaaatatttaaaatttttgttgaGCTCGTTTTTGTTGATGATAGAATTTCATAGCTCCTTTCATGTATACTTGAAGAGAGAAATAACAGAAaagtttatttgtttatttttgaaaaaaaatataaatatagaattaaataattacatgaacaattatgaaaataaatttgtagAAATTGTAAACTTGTGTATATCTATTTTGAAgtctattttttatcatttttgtttaaaccaatataatttaattaaacaaaaaaaagtaagagaaaattatttgaatgtaaaaaatatgatatgtAACAGTCAGGATGTGCACTTTGATGGTTATAATGACAATACATTGGAAGCCAAAATTATGACTAATTTTGTTatgaatgtaaaaaatgtggactgtgaaaataataaaaaaagttccttgttcaataaaaatttatcattcaaggatatattaacatatataagaGAAGAAGTAAAACAAGCACTAACGAATgatgattttattttgatgCATAACCAAAAAGCCCTTGAAATTTTCGATTTTTTAAgattatattgtattaatatatcctCTGAACAAATTATTGACGTTacgttaaatataaaagatgaCTACGAAACAGAggaaaatgttttttataataatgctAAGGATTGCTTAGTACAATTATCATCAGAGCCTTTTTTATTCTCCATctttaatcatttttttgagCCATTAATTAACTCATTTCATAATTATGCACATTATTTAAACAATCTACcaacaaatttaaaaagtatacaaATATCAGACTTTTCTCAAGCAATAATAAATCTAGATGGgtacttaaatatttattatatattatatccttcttttcataaaaaaataaaaattgaacatatattatgtatgatTCAGTTCTTTATTGATTACTTATCTATTGAATACACACACCCCTTAATTAGTTATAGAATagcattaataataaaaatttggttaaaaaattacaaagtATCTTTTCCCTTTATAGATGATATCACTTTGCTAATTTATGAGAACATTCGACtgttatacatacatttactACATAAAAGTGTTAAGTCGTTAATTGCTACTAGACCGGTTGACTCAGATAATTCCAACCTCCCACATCACTATGCTTTAAAATCAGCCAACTTTATGCccctcctttttttcaaatttatttgtttattcaaGTACATTTTCAAGTACGAATATGTGTACAGCAACTATGACTACATCAACGAGTTCTTGGTTGGATCCCTCATCACTATACTCACCAAG ATATCTTTCCCCAAAAACATACAGAAAATTTTGGAAATCTTGAGTCACATAGTTTTCATTAGTAATAAGGAAAAGGATATTACCATTTTCAAAGACAATTACAACTTTTTGTTGGATTTGTACATGAACAGTAACATATCCATTAAGGAGTACCTTCTGAACATACTAGTGCAAATActgaataaaaattttgaatgcGGCGAAAGCCTCTCCGATTTTATGAACAAGGAAAGGATTAGCAGTTCTCATCACAGTGGCAATCAAACTATTGACCAACATGTCAGTAACACTAGTAACCAACGGAGCAATCAAACCAATGATCAACGGGATAACCACACCAATGATCAACGAGCTAACCAAAGTAATAGCCCATCTAGGAAGGAGAAAACATGCGACGATgtgattttattttacttcagtttggatataatattttatacactGAAGGCAAGAGAGCAAAGTTTTGTGTATGAGGAAAACAAAGGGAAAGGTATTGCCTTGATGAATTGCAGTAGTGGAAAGAGTAGTATATACCCCTTCACATGGGAATATTCTTCATACGTTAAGGAAGTGAATTTAGACATTGACAAAACAATAAATGATAACTTTTACTCTTTGTGgttatgtattttaaagTTGCTCTCAAAAATGATTAGtccaaaaaatgaagaaataattaaGAAGATGTGCTCATTGTACATAAGTacaacaaaatttttatgtgcatattttaaaaaattagaagaaGGATTAGTACCATTTGAAATAAGTAATTCCTGTTTTGATGTAATTATGGAAtacttttgtttatttattatacacGAAAggcataattattatttaacattCGAGTCTGTTTCCACTAAAATTTTGACAAAcgatattttgaaaaataatatgttatcTATTGTGTATAACAGTTTTGTGCTAAATGATGAAgggaaaatggaaaaatgcATTTACATTTTACACCTTTGTttgagtatatataaaaatgatataaaaaaggaaatgcCTTCTCTTTTTAGTTATATAGCCAAttttatagtaatatttttaataaaagtgctattaaaatattttagtaaatattttaatttttataaatatattaagaatattCGTCAACATGGAAACCAAAACAATAGCAATAGTAGTACTAACGTGTGTAATAGTGAAGAAGACAATTATGATAACACGggtatatctttatttttatcaagtGAAAATTTAACGcgagatgaaaaaaataaaatgactGGAAGTATTTATTATACTAGCTCAAgtactaataaatataataaaaatgaagaaataaatatcaaaattgcaaattataataaaagtcatattaaatatatatatgataatataataaattataaacatgatgaaaattttgtatcggatttttttaatttccaaaatgatataaagcgattgttaaatattacttatttaaataattatgacaTTACAGTAACTTTtaagaattataatttttatactgtaaatgaagataattatacatatgtaaataaacaTAGTGTATATACTTTAATATCTATTATGTCATTATATGaagcaaattttttaaattttgttttaatatctTTTCTTTCGTACTTTAAAATTAGCATTTCTCTATTTATATACTCTCTTTTTTACCAATCTCagtatattcataataaaaatatactaatcAGTTTgctaatttttatttataccttAACccaaaattatatgtttacCGACTTTGCTTCTTCTATCTTTGTTCATACAAATTTTCAGAACATAGCATGTAGCAAatcttttgaaaattttatatttgataagaataaaacaacacatttatttatttgcgATAAAGATGAGCATATTTTGTTAGTAATAGAATTACTCAAATtaattaacaatatattaaacacaaataaagatatatatattgagaaaaaaaatattcttcacCTAAGCACAGTAACATCCAGTTTAAGCggacataaaatttttcattcctATAATTACAATTTAATTCTGAGCAAGATTTTGAAGTACGACGAGTTTTCAA ACATATGCAATAAAGCTTTGGAAAACGTGTTAACCCACTTACTGGATGTGAGTGATGTAGAGGAAaagaatagaaaaaaaatagtcgttaactatttaaaagaaaacattGATAACATGAACATTGCCTTAATCGATATGTATAAGAAATATGTGAGTTCTTTATAA